Proteins encoded by one window of Anopheles maculipalpis chromosome 2RL, idAnoMacuDA_375_x, whole genome shotgun sequence:
- the LOC126568224 gene encoding dipeptidase 1-like, giving the protein MAIRQAVEQRTEENVSSTSVALWIGLIIAFVSFLVLIGKGYHIGKIDDELISAGSTSWETKLHEEEQILIVGHNQLAMNIAKIGNNSLREFDLHWDLQRHTVWSNINTSRTDLIRLRAGQVNGQLWYVGLNCTNSPLEDVQSVFEQIDSMRRLIETHRQDLALATSLSELHTAILQGKIASLLAVRGGHSINSKLGLLRSLYALGIRCMSLASERNCCSWVDSSIVDLQDIGTAEMRRDLSLWGRMVVWEMNRLGMIVDLSYASYGAALDVLRYSKAPVIFSNAGAYTINRHHLNVREDVLIPLATQGGLIMVSFDPTLLGGYTIDNVLEHLNYLREVIGPEHIGIGSGFDGFDNVIEGLEDVSTFPNLFTALAKGKYTDGEKFAPWTNDELRKLAGLNFLRLFHDVEQVKQELSREQPLEDDGLEDMLD; this is encoded by the exons ATGGCGATCCGGCAAGCTGTCGAACAACGAACGGAAGAAAATG TCTCTTCCACATCAGTTGCACTATGGATAGGACTTATCATTGCATTTGTTTCATTCCTGGTGTTGATTGGTAAGGGTTATCATATTGGAAAAATCGACGACGAGCTCATAAGTGCGGGCAGCACAAGCTGGGAGACCAAACTTCATGAAGAGGAGCAAATACTGATTGTTGG GCACAACCAACTAGCGATGAATATAGCAAAGATAGGAAATAATAGTCTACGAGAGTTCGATCTGCATTGGGATCTCCAGCGTCACACGGTTTGGAGCAACATCAATACCTCCCGTACGGATCTGATCCGTCTCAGGGCAGGGCAAGTCAACGGACAGCTGTGGTACGTTGGATTGAACTGCACCAACTCCCCGCTAGAAGACGTGCAAAGTGTATTCGAACAGATAGACAGCATGCGGCGATTGATCGAAACACATCGACAGGACCTTGCACTAGCGACATCACTATCCGAGCTTCATACAGCGATCCTGCAAGGAAAGATTGCTTCACTGCTCGCTGTGAGGGGTGGACATTCGATTAactcgaagctgggactgttaCGATCACTTTATGCACTAGGCATCAGATGCATGTCGCTAGCATCGGAACGTAATTGCTGCAGTTGGGTTGATTCTTCGATAGTGGATTTGCAAGATATTGGAACCGCCGAAATGCGACGGGATCTTTCCCTTTGGGGTCGAATGGTTGTGTGGGAAATGAACCGGTTAGGTATGATAGTGGATCTGTCCTATGCTAGCTATGGAGCGGCACTGGATGTGTTGCGATACAGTAAAGCTCCGGTAATATTTAGCAATGCAGGTGCTTATACAATCAATCGACATCATCTTAATGTGAGAGAGGACGTCCTGATTCCATTAGCTACCCAAGGAGGGCTAATTATGGTGAGCTTCGATCCTACCCTGCTGGGAGGATACACGATCGATAACGTACTAG AACACCTTAACTACTTGCGAGAAGTTATTGGACCGGAGCACATCGGCATCGGTAGCGGGTTTGACGGGTTTGATAATGTAATCGAAGGCCTGGAGGATGTTTCGACGTTTCCCAATTTGTTCACCGCACTTGCAAAAGGGAAGTACACCGATGGCGAGAAATTCGCTCCATGGACGAACGACGAGCTTAGGAAGTTGGCTGGACTTAACTTTCTACGCCTGTTTCACGATGTCGAACAGGTGAAGCAGGAACTCTCTAGAGAGCAACCGCTCGAGGATGACGGATTGGAAGATATGTTGGATTAA
- the LOC126567532 gene encoding uncharacterized protein LOC126567532 translates to MFFQTILSNKKLLTACVIAVVITICAIVVPIAVVNSYDEASPTSKKFSGREVLDEVPLIDGHNDLPFSIYLVERNMINNFNLDYNLKVHPVWATVNSSHTDIPRLRQGKLGAQFWVAYIRCADTQYKDAVARTLEQIDVTKRIIKKYPNDFKYADSADGIMAAFSEKKLASLIAVEGGHSIDSRLAVLRLFYELGVRYMTLTHSCNTPWADASPIDDVSPAPSQLTNLSAWGRHVIWEMNRLGMMIDISHVSYGVMSDVLQHSRAPVIFSHSSAHAVFEHHRNVQDDILWELGKKKGIVMVNFYPLFVGGNTIDDVIKHLNHIRTITGVDHIGLGGDYNGVAVTPEGLEDVSKYPDLFDLLADGALRTGETFEPWTREDLQKLAGLNLLRVFREVERVRDSLIDEEPFEDLIPYEEFVQANVAEQPCMSDIDMHKSLVVTGPSSKSVPTATMSCLAKVMAHKKILTMGVLILLGVVAVAIAVPIATNSNSDNNVVPQVNQFFGRTVLDEVPLIDGHNDLPWNLYNYERNQINKFELNTNLKAHPVWGPATNSHTDIPRLKAGKVGAQFWVAYVGCDNQYKDAVERTLEQIDVIKRMVRKYSDHMKYVTSTEGIMEAFQERKIGSLIAVEGGHSMDSRLAVLRMFYELGVRYMTLTHSCNTPWADASPIDDEPGATLRNVTGWGRNVLWEMNRLGMLIDVSHVSHGVMVEVLEHTKAPVIFSHSSSYAVFNHHRNVQDDVLKQLVENNGIIMVNFYTGFIGGRSIDNVIEHLNYIKSITGPDHIGLGGDFDGVSDVPEHLDDVSKYPDLFDLLADGMYKNGTTFTPWTREELRKLAGENLLRVFREVEQVRDSMVDVAPYEELIPYQDFVDAGVAEQPCMSDMDIHKQ, encoded by the exons ATGTTTTTCCAAACAA ttttaagcaacaaaaaactgctcACCGCTTGTGTGATAGCGGTGGTGATAACGATCTGTGCCATTGTGGTACCGATCGCTGTCGTCAACTCATACGATGAAGCTTCACCCACGTCCAAGAAGTTCTCCGGTCGAGAGGTACTCGACGAAGTACCACTTATAGATGG ACATAACGATCTTCCGTTCAGCATATATCTGGTAGAGCGGAACATGATCAATAACTTTAACCTTGACTATAATCTTAAGGTGCATCCCGTGTGGGCTACTGTAAACAGCAGTCATACGGATATTCCCCGATTACGTCAGGGTAAGCTTGGTGCGCAGTTCTGGGTCGCGTACATTCGATGTGCAGACACGCAGTACAAGGATGCAGTTGCACGCACGTTGGAGCAGATTGACGTCACGAAGCGCATCATCAAGAAGTACCCGAACGATTTCAAGTATGCCGATTCAGCGGATGGAATTATGGCAGCTTTTAGCGAGAAGAAGTTGGCCTCATTGATTGCCGTTGAAGGTGGTCATTCGATTGATTCCAGGTTGGCGGTACTGAGATTGTTCTACGAGCTTGGTGTACGGTACATGACGCTGACACACTCTTGCAACACACCCTGGGCCGATGCGTCTCCGATAGACGATGTTAGTCCCGCGCCATCCCAACTCACTAACCTGTCCGCCTGGGGACGCCACGTGATATGGGAGATGAATCGTCTCGGTATGATGATCGACATATCGCATGTTAGCTACGGTGTGATGAGTGACGTGCTTCAGCATAGTCGTGCACCGGTCATCTTTAGCCACTCGTCGGCACATGCCGTGTTTGAGCACCACCGTAACGTACAGGATGACATTTTGTGGGAGCTCGGCAAGAAGAAGGGAATTGTGATGGTTAACTTCTATCCACTGTTCGTCGGAGGAAACACTATTGACGATGTTATCA AGCACCTAAACCACATCAGGACGATTACTGGAGTTGATCACATCGGACTTGGAGGTGACTACAATGGCGTAGCAGTTACACCGGAAGGCCTGGAGGATGTCTCCAAGTATCCGGATCTTTTCGACCTGCTCGCAGATGGCGCCTTGCGTACTGGTGAAACCTTCGAGCCCTGGACGAGAGAAGATCTTCAGAAGCTGGCCGGATTGAACCTTTTACGAGTGTTCCGCGAAGTAGAACGCGTACGGGACAGTTTAATCGATGAAGAACCATTTGAAGATTTAATTCCATACGAAGAGTTCGTACAAGCAAATGTGGCGGAACAGCCGTGCATGTCTGACATTGATATGCACAAGA GTTTAGTAGTGACTGGACCGTCGAGTAAATCGGTGCCAACTGCC ACGATGTCTTGTCTAGCTAAAG TGATGgcgcacaaaaaaatcctaacaATGGGTGTACTGATACTGTTAGGTGTCGTAGCCGTGGCTATAGCGGTTCCAATCGCTACCAACAGTAACTCCGATAACAACGTTGTACCGCAAGTCAATCAATTTTTCGGAAGAACAGTACTGGATGAGGTTCCATTGATTGATGG ACATAACGATTTGCCGTGGAATCTTTACAATTACGAGCGCAATCAGATCAACAAGTTTGAGCTAAACACCAACCTGAAGGCGCATCCCGTCTGGGGACCAGCCACCAACAGCCACACGGACATACCTCGCCTGAAGGCAGGAAAAGTGGGTGCTCAGTTTTGGGTAGCATACGTAGGTTGTGACAACCAGTACAAAGATGCGGTAGAGCGTACACTCGAGCAGATTGACGTGATCAAGCGAATGGTGCGAAAGTACTCCGATCACATGAAGTACGTCACATCGACCGAAGGCATTATGGAAGCGTTCCAGGAGCGTAAGATCGGTTCGCTGATCGCTGTCGAGGGTGGACATTCGATGGATTCTCGTCTAGCGGTGTTGCGAATGTTTTACGAGCTCGGTGTGCGGTACATGACGCTGACACACTCCTGCAACACACCGTGGGCCGATGCTTCACCGATCGATGATGAACCGGGAGCGACCCTGCGGAATGTTACCGGCTGGGGAAGGAATGTGCTGTGGGAGATGAATCGGCTCGGTATGCTGATCGATGTGTCGCATGTTAGTCACGGTGTTATGGTGGAGGTTTTGGAGCACACGAAAGCACCGGTCATCTTTAGTCACTCCTCTTCGTACGCCGTCTTTAACCATCATCGCAACGTGCAGGACGACGTGCTGAAGCAGTTGGTCGAAAACAATGGCATTATCATGGTGAACTTCTACACAGGATTTATTGGTGGCAGATCGATCGATAATGTTATCG AACATCTGAACTACATCAAGAGTATCACCGGACCTGACCACATAGGGCTCGGTGGAGACTTTGACGGAGTGTCCGATGTGCCCGAGCATCTAGACGATGTGTCCAAGTATCCCGATCTGTTCGATTTGCTTGCGGATGGAATGTACAAGAATGGAACCACCTTTACACCTTGGACGCGTGAAGAACTTCGAAAACTCGCGGGTGAAAATTTGCTCCGAGTTTTCCGTGAAGTGGAACAGGTCCGGGACAGTATGGTGGATGTGGCACCGTACGAAGAGTTGATTCCTTATCAGGATTTCGTCGATGCCGGTGTAGCTGAGCAACCGTGCATGAGCGATATGGATATTCATAAGCAATAA
- the LOC126567778 gene encoding phosphatidylinositol phosphatase PTPRQ, with product MLKLIVYAALLLGSGSISAQKQKVLVQDINSINNVESVLGKDQTDSFYKCRSEALNITVSRSLVNVAEWRSENNFNVSYAMVVHWVDQDRSMMNTRLELSNFNDVALPEHDHCAVSWLNVYRTDARTSDCVFGVWTPPKMEITQLQLLEIGSKRSPSYYITWEVERQQCVSEYEVLLDGTLPVHTKIASVLLQDFKLYNHRLQLNVIYRNGNIVQRFIEIFTTLPTNLTTPCVFQFSIQMREVVKSERKAKFYNPTTFKIAPVVGAVPKGTVCTQLKKSAIPIPAASSIVSKVPDAIPPNCPLRSVSNGGDLTIKPGLVGPVRNLRAITDIDRCVLLTWQPPIDGASCVKEYLITWSSESRTIDAPKTTFNVTNLEPCLSYEFTVHAIDHSNDKGVPTSITATVREIQQLSEVTELELNEVEPRSLSVKWKPPVNGTYCVESYRVSAWYTVPETGEMEEVFSNTTTDQHVTFGEVIACMVYNVQVIPISISKHDGLNEIGTLKTKERIIFSYHVKPVTPIAINARSLDLSTSLHSENNNNCLLVSVRFNCAIMKENEPDPETEIVKEYVIPNSNASFEGIVEPLVPYTMYACNVQIQNIAGWSDPTAPTSIQTLEDVPESPSVVELVGDNRAMNITWKAPTVKNGVVVRYRIHIRMVAPEYPIPNFCAPLEEFNETVDLRDEVNPDESRSWDGFDFKHTVEKLNPYTLYIVQIAAATGAGLGPYSDPVEVITLPDVSNKTESFRIDRILGPELNKTYKSSVWFSWSLPCGLHGKLTRFYGYMHGVRDHDPAIPHIIQWDVNVDDSEMINDTYSYIEDRLKPEYNYTVSLSVEVANVSELSPDVQLKFQSPAGIPTIDRTEEFFNVDVFEAPNPTNTARIVLGNMTLTSDFGSIRYMALLISERLCQNDPDPVTDFINSTKESQWPDTLDWYHVSTMPCVQQYQTTPKFWNPMTRMSRQEGKPEPIEYVVGKDICDKGQEYCNGPLKPGTEYALIVRIFSRSGFTDSEMQVFRTDSLIKVGLIVSAVIGCLLLAFIGGLVIVWRKQRLLLPAQQTGRSPTEEPSDIPVKNFPAQYDELFQSNREKVSKEFQAINYFSDFLLQETVSFQSARENERKNRYINILPFDSNRVLLDSNDDDDDDDGDGVCGCNDYINASFVEGYKYQREYIATQGPKQDTCYDFWRMVLQYEIESIVMLTQPIDHDKNKCCQYFPRFDQYIDFGDIRVKCTQELNLSLYYKRLFLVSKGNLTKAVFHYHFLDWPDHSCPASTADLIKFSKIVRAERKSYAIPLVVHCSAGVGRTGTFIALDILLQRMHQEKKINVYDTVKRLRRQRVKMVQTLDQYTFLYQCCLECVSKSNRKKPKTSNVEVIRRDDRDKQYPDVILDVEQQQVAVGNGGKPLFNIKFPKSVSVNVNSFVPTEIESDK from the exons ATGCTGAAGTTGATTGTGTATGCTGCATTATTGCTCGGTAGTGGTTCGATCTCGGCGCAAAAACAGAAAGTCCTCGTCCAGGACATTAATAGCATTAACAATGTGGAAAGTGTATTAGGGAAAGATCAAACGGATAGCTTCTACAAATGTCGATCAGAAGCATTGAATATTACTGTGTCAAGATCTCTAGTGAACGTTGCAGAATGGCGCTCGGAGAACAACTTCAACGTGTCCTACGCGATGGTAGTGCATTGGGTAGATCAGGACAGAAGTATGATGAATACACGATTAGAACTGAGCAATTTTAACGACGTTGCCCTTCCGGAGCATGATCACTGTGCCGTTTCATGGCTGAACGTTTACCGGACCGATGCACGCACGTCCGATTGTGTGTTTGGAGTGTGGACACCTCCGAAAATGGAAATAACCCAACTACAGTTGCTGGAAATTGGTAGCAAACGCAGCCCATCGTACTACATAACCTGGGAAGTGGAACGGCAACAATGTGTCTCAGAGTATGAAGTACTGCTGGATGGCACACTTCCCGTACATACGAAGATCGCTTCCGTTCTCTTGCAAGATTTCAAGTTGTACAATCATCGCCTTCAACTCAATGTGATCTACCGGAATGGAAATATTGTGCAACGATTTATCGAGATATTTACCACTCTTCCAACAAACTTGACTACGCCATGCGTCTTTCAATTCTCGATACAGATGCGAGAGGTGGTAAAAAGCGAGCGAAAagcaaaattttataatccaACTACCTTCAAGATTGCTCCCGTTGTGGGTGCCGTTCCGAAAGGAACTGTTTGTACCCAGCTTAAGAAGTCAGCAATACCCATCCCGGCAGCTAGCTCCATTGTCTCCAAAGTCCCCGACGCTATTCCACCCAACTGTCCCCTTCGATCAGTGTCTAATGGGGGCGATCTTACCATTAAACCAGGACTAGTCGGACCGGTGCGTAATCTGCGCGCAATTACGGATATAGACCGATGTGTGCTGCTAACGTGGCAACCTCCGATCGATGGGGCATCTTGTGTCAAGGAGTATCTCATCACGTGGTCATCCGAAAGCCGAACAATTGATGCGCCGAAAACGACGTTCAATGTAACGAACCTGGAGCCTTGCCTGTCGTACGAGTTTACGGTGCACGCTATCGATCATAGCAATGATAAGGGAGTACCGACTAGTATTACTGCAACGGTGCGCGAAATTCAACAGTTGTCTGAGGTGACAGAGTTGGAGTTGAACGAGGTAGAGCCACGATCACTGTCCGTCAAGTGGAAACCGCCGGTGAATGGCACGTACTGTGTGGAATCGTACCGTGTGTCTGCATGGTACACCGTACCGGAAACTGGCGAAATGGAGGAAGTCTTCTCCAACACCACAACGGATCAGCACGTTACTTTCGGCGAGGTGATTGCCTGCATGGTGTACAATGTGCAGGTAATACCGATCTCAATCAGCAAGCACGACGGCCTAAACGAGATCGGTACGCTGAAGACGAAGGAACGTATCATCTTCTCCTATCACGTAAAGCCCGTCACGCCGATTGCAATAAATGCGCGAAGTCTGGACCTTTCGACGTCCCTGCACAgcgaaaataataacaattgtCTGTTGGTCAGTGTGCGGTTTAACTGTGCGATAatgaaggagaatgaaccggATCCAGAAACAGAG ATTGTAAAGGAGTACGTCATTCCGAACTCCAACGCCAGCTTCGAAGGCATAGTGGAACCATTGGTTCCGTACACGATGTACGCATGCAACGTTCAGATTCAGAACATTGCAGGCTGGAGCGATCCTACGGCACCGACCTCCATCCAAACATTAGAAGATG TGCCCGAAAGCCCGAGTGTGGTGGAACTGGTAGGCGATAATCGTGCGATGAATATAACCTGGAAAGCACCGACGGTAAAGAATGGCGTCGTTGTGCGTTACCGTATACACATCCGGATGGTTGCACCAGAGTATCCGATACCTAACTTTTGCGCTCCGTTGGAAGAGTTCAACGAAACGGTCGATCTGCGGGATGAAGTGAATCCTGACGAGTCCCGGAGCTGGGATGGTTTCGACTTTAAGCACACGGTGGAGAAGCTAAATCCATACACACTGTATATTGTGCAGATAGCGGCTGCAACGGGTGCCGGATTGGGGCCGTACTCGGATCCAGTTGAAGTTATTACTCTGCCGGATGTATCGAACAAAACGGAGAGCTTCCGGATCGATCGGATCCTAGGTCCTGAGCTTAATAAAACATACAAGTCTTCGGTTTGGTTTTCTTGGAGTCTTCCTTGTGGTTTGCATGGAAAGTTGACGCGGTTCTACGGTTATATGCATGGTGTACGTGACCATGATCCGGCGATACCGCATATTATACAGTGGGATGTTAATGTTGATGATAGCGAGATGATAAATGATACGTACAGCTACATCGAGGATCGTCTAAAGCCCGAATACAACTATACTGTTTCGTTGAGCGTGGAAGTCGCAAACGTTTCAGAGCTTAGTCCAGATGTTCAGCTGAAGTTCCAGTCTCCGGCAGGAA TACCGACAATCGATCGTACGGAGGAATTCTTCAATGTGGACGTGTTCGAAGCACCCAATCCTACCAACACGGCCCGCATAGTGCTTGGGAATATGACACTAACGTCAGACTTTGGGAGCATACGCTACATGGCACTGCTGATATCGGAGCGACTCTGCCAAAACGATCCAGACCCCGTTACCGATTTCATCAACAGTACCAAAGAGTCGCAATGGCCCGACACTCTGGATTGGTATCATGTAAGCACTATGCCCTGTGTGCAACAGTACCAGACGACGCCAAAGTTTTGGAATCCGATGACACGCATGAGCCGCCAGGAAGGCAAACCGGAACCGATCGAGTACGTCGTGGGGAAGGATATCTGTGACAAAGGGCAGGAATATTGTAACGGACCTCTCAAGCCTGGTACGGAGTATGCACTTATAGTGCGCATCTTCTCCCGTAGTGGGTTTACCGATTCCGAAATGCAAGTCTTTCGTACCGATTCGCTGATAAAGGTCGGACTGATCGTGAGCGCCGTCATTGGCTGTCTGCTGCTCGCGTTCATCGGTGGGTTGGTGATAGTGTGGCGCAAGCAACGGTTGCTACTTCCAGCACAACAAACGGGCCGCTCACCGACCGAGGAACCGTCGGACATTCCGGTGAAAAACTTCCCTGCCCAGTATGACGAGCTGTTTCAATCGAACCGGGAAAAGGTGTCGAAAGAGTTCCAGGCCATCAACTACTTCTCCGATTTTTTGCTCCAGGAGACGGTTAGTTTTCAGAGTGCGCGCGAAAACGAGCGTAAAAATCGGTACATCAACATTTTACCGTTCGATTCGAACCGGGTGCTGCTGGAtagtaatgatgatgatgatgatgatgatggggacGGTGTATGTGGCTGTAACGATTACATCAATGCGTCGTTCGTCGAGGGATACAAGTATCAGCGGGAGTACATTGCAACACAGGGTCCGAAGCAGGACACATGTTACGACTTTTGGCGGATGGTGTTGCAGTACGAGATCGAATCGATCGTGATGCTAACGCAACCGATCGATCACGATAAGAACAAGTGCTGTCAGTATTTTCCCCGTTTCGATCAATACATTGACTTTGGCGATATACGCGTAAAGTGCACGCAGGAACTGAACCTATCGCTGTACTACAAGCGTCTGTTTCTAGTTTCGAAA GGAAACCTAACGAAAGCAGTATTTCATTACCACTTTCTGGACTGGCCCGATCACAGCTGTCCAGCCAGTACGGCAGATCTGATCAAGTTCTCCAAAATTGTTCGTGCCGAGCGGAAAAGCTACGCCATACCGCTCGTGGTGCACTGCAGTGCCGGTGTCGGCCGTACCGGTACCTTTATCGCACTGGACATACTGCTGCAGCGGATGCACCAGGAGAAGAAGATCAACGTGTACGATACGGTGAAGCGATTGCGGCGCCAGCGGGTCAAGATGGTGCAAACGCTCGATCAGTACACGTTCCTTTACCAGTGCTGTCTGGAATGTGTGTCCAAGAGCAATCGAAAAA AACCAAAGACAAGCAACGTAGAGGTGATCCGGCGTGATGATAGAGACAAACAGTATCCGGATGTGATCCTGGACGTGGAACAGCAGCAGGTCGCCGTTGGCAATGGAGGGAAGCCATTGTTTAACATAAAGTTTCCAAAGTCGGTCAGTGTCAACGTAAACAGTTTTGTTCCGACCGAAATTGAAAGTGATAAATGA
- the LOC126567938 gene encoding tyrosine kinase receptor Cad96Ca: protein MMASKRLGRMTSAGLIYVRHCLLVFAWMTIVLQYPGADCQDLNTPPVIVVDRHWRIPENTTVGTLITRVKAEDNEDDKLEFGLDALVAGQEQPFEIDPHTGFVYLNRSVEGRAGQNFFVYVTVSDGSVTSKNEIYVNILSKNATGVYRNRGSQFTPSIDNIRQILPPGINLPGISSRPQLPLPPLPPQFTRKPPTISEDVSGTTTPSSTSTKQTKTYPDRPADTGNGTTASEFSPPTDTDDTSAGVPNGTKLSPIPRVNTTATHPTNTVPAGSTTTKPTVITTTVPVHAHPHEETNTVKILLPVIISVTIIFVTAGLIAICFFRKYLCALSKTLKKKNKIDKAKKSNQSNASSNITSTAEDSRNSIGLSHWTGPMAFSNRYTSPWERDSSAGGHLQATSQLSEESNGSIVKDRWEFPRHRLKVFNILGEGAFGQVWRCEATDIDGHEGVSVTAVKTLKENASEAERNDLLSELQVLKSLEPHINVVRLLGCCTEKDPIFVILEYVNMGKLQTFLRNSRVEKHYGNTHGKSKILTSGDLTSFMFQVARGMDFLTSRGIIHRDLAARNILITEDHTCKVADFGFARDIVTSKVYERKSEGRLPIRWMATESLYDNIFTVKSDIWSFGILMWEIVTLGSTPYPGIAAADVMRKVRDGYRLEKPEHCRRELYNIMFYCWAHDPNERPGFPEVVDMLDRLLQTETDYIELERFPDHNYYNMLNMSGEKL from the exons ATGATGGCGTCAAAGCGGCTCGGACGCATGACGTCAGCCGGTTTGATCTACGTGCGCCATTGTCTGTTGGTGTTTGCATGGATGACGATCGTGCTGCAGTATCCCGGTGCAG ATTGTCAAGATCTCAACACACCGCCGGTAATAGTGGTGGATCGTCACTGGCGGATACCGGAAAACACCACCGTTGGCACGCTTATAACACGCGTCAAGGCGGAAGACAACGAGGACGATAAGCTGGAGTTTGGGCTGGACGCACTGGTCGCCGGTCAGGAGCAACCGTTCGAGATCGATCCACACACTGGGTTCGTGTATCTGAACAGAAGCGTCGAAGGTCGTGCCGGGCAGAACTTTTTCGTCTATGTCACGGTCAGTGATGGAAGTGTAACTTCCAAGAACGAGATTTACGTAAACATCCTGAGCAAGAACGCAACCGGTGTGTACAGAAACCGTGGGTCTCAGTTTACGCCCAGTATCGACAATATACGGCAGATATTGCCACCCGGCATTAATTTACCGGGGATTAGTTCTAGGCCTCAGCTGCCATTACCACCACTGCCGCCACAGTTCACCAGGAAACCTCCGACTATTAGTGAGGATGTGTCTGGTACAACTACCCCTTCGTCGACATCTACCAAACAGACCAAAACCTATCCAGATCGACCGGCCGATACTGGAAATGGAACAACGGCGTCTGAGTTCAGTCCGCCAACTGACACAGATGACACTAGTGCCGGAGTTCCCAACGGAACAAAGTTGTCTCCAATTCCAAGAGTCAACACAACTGCAACCCATCCAACGAATACCGTACCTGCAGGCAGTACCACCACCAAACCGACAGTCATCACTACGACGGTTCCGGTACACGCACATCCACACGAAGAAACGAACACCGTGAAAATATTGCTTCCCGTCATCATTTCCGTCACGATCATCTTCGTCACTGCGGGTCTCATCGCGATCTGCTTCTTCCGCAAGTATCTCTGCGCGCTGAGCAAAACgctgaaaaagaagaacaaaatcgATAAAGCCAAAAAGTCAAACCAAAGCAACGCCAGTAGCAACATCACCTCGACTGCTGAGGATAGCCGTAACTCGATCGGCCTAAGCCACTGGACTGGACCGATGGCGTTTAGCAATCGCTATACATCGCCCTGGGAGCGGGACTCGTCTGCCGGTGGCCATCTGCAGGCTACCTCCCAGCTGTCCGAAGAATCAAACGGCTCGATCGTGAAAGATCGGTGGGAATTCCCGCGCCACCGGTTGAAGGTGTTCAACATACTCGGGGAGGGAGCGTTCGGGCAGGTTTGGCGCTGTGAAGCGACCGACATAGATGGTCACGAGGGTGTTTCGGTGACGGCAGTGAAGACACTGAAGGAAAACGCTAGCGAGGCGGAACGGAACGATTTACTGTCGGAGCTGCAAGTGTTGAAATCACTCGAACCTCACATCAATGTGGTACGGTTGCTGGGTTGCTGTACGGAGAAGGATCCAATCTTCGTCATACTGGAGTACGTCAACATGGGCAAGCTGCAGACATTCTTGAGAAACTCACGCGTAGAGAA ACACTATGGAAATACTCACGGAAAATCGAAGATCCTTACATCGGGTGATCTCACGTCGTTCATGTTCCAGGTTGCACGTGGCATGGATTTTCTCACCTCACGTGGA ATTATTCACCGCGATCTCGCTGCCCGTAACATTCTCATAACGGAAGATCACACGTGCAAGGTGGCCGACTTTGGCTTTGCGCGAGACATCGTCACGTCGAAGGTGTACGAAAGGAAGAGCGAAGGTCGGTTACCGATCCGCTGGATGGCTACCGAATCGCTCTACGACAATATCTTCACCGTCAAGTCCGACATCTGGAGCTTCGGCATACTGATGTGGGAGATCGTCACGTTAGGCTCCACGCCCTATCCGGGCATTGCGGCAGCGGACGTGATGCGCAAGGTGCGTGATGGATATCGGCTCGAGAAGCCGGAACACTGCCGGCGGGAGCTGTACAACATTATGTTCTACTGCTGGGCGCACGATCCAAACGAGCGGCCCGGTTTCCCGGAGGTGGTCGACATGCTCGACCGGTTGCTACAAACCGAAACGGATTACATCGAGTTGGAGCGGTTTCCCGATCACAACTACTATAATATGCTCAATATGAGTGGCGAAAAGCtgtga